The Ammospiza caudacuta isolate bAmmCau1 chromosome 17, bAmmCau1.pri, whole genome shotgun sequence genome has a segment encoding these proteins:
- the RHBDF1 gene encoding inactive rhomboid protein 1, which yields MSEARHDSTSSLQRKKPPWLKLDIPVPVPLPVPEEPLQPVQPTRRQAFLRSVSMPADNSRAPSLPHDPARRAGLQRQTSITQTIKRQVRFQRSQTLPAGGHRGGRSSLRKRQSLPRSFFRGTADWFGVSKDSDATQKWQRKSLRHCSLRYGKLKPQVIREMDLPSQDNISLTSTETPPPLYVGPCQLGMQKIIDPLARGRAFRMAEDTDGCSIPHTPITPGATSLCSFTSSRSGFNRLPRRRKRESVAKMSFRAAAALVKGRSVKDSTLRRAQRRSFTPASFLEEDTVDFPDELDTSFFAREGVLHEELSTYPDEVFESPSEAAIKDAEVKPPDQTDLTGGALDKNELERSHLLLPLERGWRKQKDGALAQPKVRLRQEVVSVSPQRRGQRIAVPVRKLFAKEKRPYGLGMVGKLTNRTYRKRIDSYVKRQIEDMDDHRPFFTYWVTFVHSLITILAVCIYGIAPVGFSQHETVDSVLRNRGVYENVKYVQQENFWIGPSSEALIHLGAKFSPCMRQDQQVHSFISAKREKEKHSACCVRNDKSGCVQTSEEECSSTLAVWVKWPHHPSTPMLAGNKRQFGSVCHQDPRVCEQPASMEPHEWPDDITKWPICTKNSAGNYTNHLHMDCVITGRPCCIGTKGRCEITSREYCEFMRGYFHEEATLCSQVHCMDDVCGLLPFLNPEVPDQFYRLWLSLFLHAGILHCLVSVCFQMTILRDLEKLAGWHRISIIYLLSGITGNLASAIFLPYRAEVGPAGSQFGILACLFVELFQSWQILARPWRAFFKLLAVVLFLFAFGLLPWIDNFAHISGFISGFFLSFAFLPYISFGKFDLYRKRCQIIVFQLIFIALFSGLVILFYFYPIKCEWCEFLTCIPFTDKFCEKYDLDAQLH from the exons ATGTCGGAGGCGCGGCACGACAGCACGAGCAGTTTACAGCGCAAGAAGCCACCATGGCTGAAGCTGGACATCCCGGTGCCAGTGCCCCTGCCCGTGCCAGAGGAGCCCCTCCAGCCCGTGCAG CCGACGCGGCGCCAGGCGTTCCTGCGGAGCGTGAGCATGCCGGCCGACAACAGCCGCGCGCCGTCCCTGCCGCACGACCCCGCCAGGAGAGCGGGGCTGCAGCGCCAGACCTCCATCACCCAGACCATCAAGAG GCAGGTTCGGTTTCAGAGGAGTCAGACCCTGCCCGCGGGTGGGCACCGGGGGGGCAGGAGCTCCCTGCGAAAGCGCCAGTCCCTGCCCCGATCGTTCTTCAG AGGCACAGCAGACTGGTTTGGGGTGAGCAAAGACAGCGATGCAACTCAGAAATGGCAGAGGAAGAGCCTCCGGCACTGCAGCCTGCGCTACGGGAAGCTCAAGCCTCAGGTCATCCGGGAGATGGACCTGCCCAGCCAGGACAACATTTCCCTGACAagcacagagacccctcctcCTCTCTACGTGGGACCCTGTCAGCTGGGCATGCAGAAG ATCATCGACCCCCtggcgcggggccgggcgttCCGGATGGCCGAGGACACGGACGGCTGCAGCATCCCCCACACGCCCATCACCCCCGGGGCCACCTCGCTGTGCTCCTTCACCAGCTCCCGCTCCGGCTTCAACCGCCTCCCGCGGCGCCGCAAGCGCGAGTCCGTGGCCAAAATGAGCTTCCGGGCGGCCGCCGCGCTGGTCAAG ggccgCTCTGTGAAGGACAGCACCCTGAGGAGGGCCCAGCGGCGCAGCTTCACCCCCGCCAGCTTCCTGGAGGAGGACACGGTGGATTTCCCAGATGAGCTCGACACGTCCTTCTTCGCTCGG GAAGGAGTCCTTCATGAGGAGCTCTCCACTTACCCGGATGAAGTGTTCGAGTCGCCGTCAGAAGCTGCGATCAAAGATGCAGAGGTGAAACCTCCAGATCAGACAGATCTCACAGGAGGTGCTTTGGACAAAAATGAGCTTGAGAGAAGCCACTTACTACT CCCCCTGGAGCGCGGCTGGAGGAAGCAGAAGGACGGGGCCCTGGCGCAGCCCAAGGTGCGCCTGCGGCAGGAGGTGGTGAGCGTGAGCCCGCAGCGGCGCGGGCAGCGCATCGCCGTGCCCGTCAGGAAGCTCTTTGCCAAGGAGAAGAGGCCCTACGGGCTGGGCATGGTGGGCAAGCTGACCAACAGGACCTACCGCAAGCGCATCGACAGCTACGTTAAACGGCAGATCGAGGACATGGATGACCACAG GCCTTTCTTCACTTACTGGGTCACCTTTGTGCACTCCCTCATCACCATCCTCGCTGTGTGCATCTACGGCATCGCCCCTGTGGGGTTCTCACAACACGAAACTGTTGATTCA GTCTTGAGAAACAGAGGAGTTTATGAAAATGTCAAATATGTTCAGCAGGAAAACTTCTGGATCGGCCCCAGCTCA GAGGCCCTGATCCACCTGGGGGCCAAGTTCTCCCCGTGCATGAGGCAGGACCAGCAGGTGCACAGCTTCATCAGCGCCAAGCGCGAGAAGGAGAAGCACTCGGCGTGCTGCGTGCGCAACGACAAGTCCGGCTGCGTGCAGACCTCGGAGGAGGAGTGCTCA TCCACGCTGGCCGTGTGGGTGAAGTGGCCCCATCACCCCAGCACGCCGATGCTGGCAGGGAACAAGAGGCAGTTTGGTTCTGTCTGTCATCAGGACCCCAG GGTGTGTGAGCAGCCAGCCTCGATGGAGCCCCACGAGTGGCCAGATGACATCACCAAGTGGCCG ATCTGCACAAAAAACAGTGCTGGGAATTACACCAACCACCTCCACATGGACTGTGTGATTACAGGCCGGCCCTGCTGCATTGGGACCAAGGGAAG gtgtGAAATTACCTCCAGGGAGTATTGTGAATTCATGCGGGGCTATTTCCACGAGGAGGCGACGCTCTGCTCTCAG GTGCACTGCATGGATGATGTCTGTGggctccttcctttcctcaATCCAGAAGTCCCTGACCAGTTCTATCGCCTCTGgctctcccttttcctccacGCTGG GATCCTGCACTGTCTGGTTTCAGTGTGTTTCCAAATGACGATCCTGCGGGACCTGGAGAAGCTGGCAGGATGGCACCGCATCTCCATCATCTACCTGCTCAGTGGCATCACTGGCAACCTTGCCAGTGCAATATTCCTACCCTACAGAGCAGAG GTTGGCCCTGCAGGATCCCAGTTTGGAATTCTGGCCTGTCTCTTTGTGGAGCTCTTCCAGAGTTGGCAAATCCTGGCACGCCCATGGAGGGCTTTCTTCAAGCTGCTGGCTGTGGTGctctttctttttgcctttggCCTCCTGCCTTGGATCGATAATTTCGCTCACATTTCAGGATTTATCAGTGGTTTCTTCCTCTCCTTTGCCTTCCTGCCCTACATTAGCTTTGGGAAGTTTGATTTATATAGGAAACGGTGCCAAATTATAGTTTTCCAGCTCATCTTCATTGCACTCTTCTCAGGACTGGTGATTCTGTTCTATTTCTACCCCATCAAGTGCGAGTGGTGCGAGTTCCTCACTTGTATACCCTTCACAGACAAATTCTGCGAGAAATACGACCTGGATGCACAGCTCCACTGA